AGGGCCATCAGGAAGGTCTCCCGGGcgtgcggcgccgcggcggccgcctccgtcgccgtggCCGCGCACCTCCTGTTCTTCGGCCTCCTCGTCGGGGTGCCCGGCCCGCTCCTTCCCGCCCCACTCCGGCCGCGGCCACTCCTCCCCGTCGCTCCGCCGCCGACATCGCTCGGCCTGCCGCTCCggtgggagagagaagagggagaaagatgatagagagagggggatagagagaagggtagtgaggatgagaggtggggtccacgtgggcctcacaactttttattattgtgtgtgtgaaactgacatgtgggtcccataggttttattatttttcggatcaaattgccacgtaagcgccacgtcaaattaagaccgagtcaaattagccacgtaggcgccaccttAGCTAAAATCGGGTCAAATACTACCGGGGGACCTTATTTAAacggtttcgtaagttgggggacctgTCGTATCCGGTTTTGCGATCAAGGGACAAAAATCAGACtaggcgacaaatagagggaccaaaagtgaacttattcctttgacTGAAGATAAGAGCAGAGATGGGCTATGGAAAGAGCCCACAACGTTAATGGTAGATGGGCCCATGATGTTAAAGCATTGTTGCATCTACGGTTCGATTGAATTACTTACATAATCAATGGTTagatttttctcctaaaaagtgctcaattagtataggtataggtatagatagatagatagatattggCCCAAATAATGTCAATCGAAGCATGTTGAATTCTTCTCTGTATATCCAGATAATTTGTGTCCTCTGATTCAACCAGTGCAGCCACGCCGACGCGACGAGCGTCAGGAACCCTACGCAGACCAGCGCGATGGTGGTTGttgctgccgccgtcgatcgCCGCCGCTCCAACCGGCTGCAGGTGGCGGTGATGGTGTACGGCGAGAAGCTCCCGATCCCAGAGATTGTGGCCATCGACGACCAGTCGGACGGAAAGAGCTCTCTCCTGGAGGGCGGAGGCAGTGTTTAATTTTTTCGGTTTGGCCGATTCTATCGGAGGTTGATCATCGATATACCGcaatttcagaaaataaatttcggtccgaaattttgaacaaatgttggttaaatttgaacaaaatattaccaaattcacaaaaaaaatataaatttccGGCCAAAATAATATGTGTGTGTtgttgtggggggggggggggggtccgaAATAACCGAAATTTCATTCTCAAACCCTGCCTGGAGGCCCTCCTTGCCTTCCGCTTCAATATCCACAAGGTCGGGATAGGTACCCACCGCCGGCCGTCTTCTCATCCTCCAGATGGTTCATGACGACCCAACTGTCCTCGATCCATAGTGCCACTCTTCCAGGTGCGTGTTTCGCTTCCTTCCCTAGGCGGCGCCCTCCACCAGTGGTAGCTCCTGTGGTGCCTTTCTAGCTCCCCAGCTGCCACCACATCCGCGCGCACTTCGGCCCCGTTTGGACTTCAAGGTCTACTTCTCTTTTCACACTGACAAGTGAGGCTAGACATCTGCCATATAAGCGAAACAGGGGAATACGTAATCTGCATATGTGGCAGATAAAATAATGGATGTTACATATTCTGGTATTGAGGATAATGGATGTTAATCAAacccggttttgtatagtttaggagTTAAAATTTCTAGTATTAAGAATAACGGATGTTAATCAAACCCAACATAAAGTTGAAGGACGGtaagtggacttattccgcATACCGAAGATAAGTGAACTGGCCCAATTAAAACATTCAATGCCCACACTGTACGATGTTGTGGAGATATCCTCCTAGTTTAGTGGCTGTGGGTATAAGATCAATATTTGAGTTGAAAGctaaaaacttgaaaaagtATGCATTGTTATCACGTGTTTGGATGGGAAAATATGTGGTGAAATCTATACAAGTAGTAGAAACTTAGAAACTATTGGATAGATGCCTGAGATTTTTGTCCACATCACCGGTAGTAAAAATATGATGTAGACAAATCTTAAGCATCCATTTTTAGATCCAATCGTAATTTCTAAGTTTCCACAAATATATGTGGTTTACAGTATATATTTTCCTTCTTTGGTTATTCTAAAAAAATCCCACATCTAGTAAAATTATGATGGATTCAATACACTTTGAACATGTTTACTATTCTCATTTATTTAGCTAGA
The Oryza sativa Japonica Group chromosome 6, ASM3414082v1 DNA segment above includes these coding regions:
- the LOC107281227 gene encoding uncharacterized protein encodes the protein MDSFLATISDSVAATDGAAAMTAAAPLAAMRSNPFSDVATRSSFRQIHDRYSSILHAIKSSHGKAARKLKVVRAIRKVSRACGAAAAASVAVAAHLLFFGLLVGVPGPLLPAPLRPRPLLPVAPPPTSLGLPLRWEREEGER